A window of Acinetobacter sp. TR3 contains these coding sequences:
- the epmA gene encoding EF-P lysine aminoacylase EpmA, which translates to MSQDMKSYQPTCSIEALKARAEMYQKIRQFFADRKVLEVETPVLSQAAVTDVHLASVQVQRHIHGKLNTQYLQTSPEFPMKRLLASGSGAIYQICKVFRDDEHGRKHNSEFTMLEWYRPGLDLRGLMHETADLLEVCLAHRFGEVRPYILSYKHAFQDRLDINPLQATLKQLKETANRVGLNLDLGNDRLGYMDLLFSHFVEPSLGFDAPVFLTDFPPEMASLAKVKTDEDGELVAARFEIYIEGLELANAYDELLDAKVLAERFDADNIERAQQGLPIIPTDQHLLAALPDMPECSGIALGIDRLLMVVMNKMKIDQVISFPAEIA; encoded by the coding sequence ATGAGCCAAGATATGAAATCCTATCAACCGACTTGTTCTATTGAGGCATTAAAAGCACGTGCAGAGATGTATCAAAAGATTCGTCAGTTTTTTGCGGATCGTAAGGTATTAGAGGTTGAAACGCCTGTTTTGTCTCAAGCAGCTGTAACCGATGTTCATTTGGCATCTGTACAAGTACAACGTCATATTCATGGCAAATTAAATACTCAATACTTACAGACTTCACCTGAATTTCCAATGAAACGTTTATTGGCCAGTGGTAGCGGAGCAATTTATCAAATCTGTAAAGTATTCCGTGATGATGAGCATGGGCGTAAGCATAATAGCGAATTTACCATGCTGGAATGGTATCGACCAGGTTTAGATTTAAGAGGTTTAATGCATGAAACAGCGGATTTACTAGAAGTGTGTTTGGCACATCGTTTTGGTGAAGTTCGTCCGTATATTTTGAGTTATAAGCATGCTTTTCAAGATCGTTTAGATATTAATCCTTTACAAGCGACTTTAAAACAACTTAAAGAAACTGCGAATCGTGTAGGACTCAATCTTGATTTAGGAAATGATCGTTTGGGTTATATGGATTTATTGTTTTCACATTTTGTTGAACCAAGTTTAGGCTTTGATGCACCTGTATTTTTAACCGATTTCCCGCCTGAAATGGCATCTTTGGCTAAGGTAAAAACAGATGAGGATGGTGAATTAGTCGCAGCACGCTTCGAGATATACATTGAGGGTTTAGAGCTGGCCAATGCCTATGATGAGCTTTTAGATGCCAAAGTTTTAGCTGAACGTTTTGATGCCGATAATATCGAGCGTGCTCAACAAGGATTACCCATTATTCCAACGGATCAACATTTGTTAGCAGCGTTACCAGACATGCCAGAGTGTTCAGGAATTGCACTTGGAATTGATCGTTTACTGATGGTTGTGATGAATAAGATGAAAATTGATCAAGTGATTAGCTTCCCAGCGGAGATTGCTTAA
- a CDS encoding helix-turn-helix transcriptional regulator gives MDLSQQSTVMEILNKVQHADDWIILLEQLNQHFNLQASQLLAVDLEVQALSFSVHHGVDFDEHQLEQAALKQIRLDIDDDPRLNKMLVAPMQGWMHCFQHFTEDEILQTQVYQQVLKPLNLRFCSAIQILYDHKVCIILSFLTSPERGALSCSELQPIYELLPVLQQKIQQYRHHFEYSTMTLLGSQLIQKMNQPIAIINLNGDILELNTEAKQLLENSKLIQIKQRRFVFNDSSQQQFELNLIELERQHKRHHDLSYAERSKIMMVDDHLFLTLDLLSPEKTHKIFGLRPVLLATFSGLKHKPKYQREICTQLFMFTPVEHKICEQLLEGKTTKEIALSHDIQADTVKKHLQAIFKKTKTHRQSELIQLLMQFL, from the coding sequence ATGGATCTAAGCCAACAAAGCACTGTCATGGAAATCTTAAATAAGGTGCAGCATGCTGATGATTGGATTATTTTATTAGAACAACTGAATCAACATTTTAATCTACAAGCCTCTCAACTACTCGCAGTTGATCTTGAAGTACAAGCGCTATCTTTTAGTGTTCATCATGGCGTTGATTTTGATGAACATCAACTTGAACAAGCCGCACTAAAACAAATTCGTTTAGATATAGATGATGATCCTCGCTTAAACAAAATGTTAGTGGCTCCAATGCAAGGTTGGATGCATTGTTTTCAACATTTCACAGAAGATGAAATTCTTCAAACTCAAGTCTATCAACAAGTATTAAAACCTCTAAATTTACGTTTTTGTTCAGCAATACAAATTCTTTATGATCATAAAGTTTGTATCATACTTTCATTTTTGACTAGCCCCGAACGAGGTGCTTTGAGTTGTTCTGAATTACAGCCGATTTATGAATTATTACCGGTACTACAGCAGAAAATTCAACAATATCGACATCATTTTGAATACTCGACAATGACCTTACTCGGGTCACAATTAATTCAAAAAATGAATCAGCCAATTGCGATTATTAATTTGAATGGAGATATTCTTGAATTAAATACAGAAGCAAAACAGCTATTGGAAAATAGTAAACTGATCCAAATCAAACAACGTCGTTTTGTATTTAATGATAGTAGCCAACAACAATTTGAGTTAAACCTGATTGAGCTAGAACGCCAACATAAGCGCCATCATGACTTAAGCTACGCTGAACGTAGCAAAATTATGATGGTTGATGATCATTTATTCTTAACACTGGATTTATTAAGTCCAGAAAAAACTCACAAGATTTTTGGTCTACGTCCAGTTTTACTCGCCACATTTTCTGGTTTAAAACATAAACCTAAATATCAACGAGAAATATGTACTCAGCTTTTTATGTTCACACCTGTAGAACACAAAATATGTGAGCAATTACTTGAGGGTAAAACCACCAAAGAAATTGCTCTCTCACACGATATTCAGGCTGATACTGTCAAAAAACATCTACAAGCGATTTTCAAGAAAACCAAAACGCATCGGCAAAGTGAGTTAATTCAATTATTGATGCAGTTTTTATAA
- a CDS encoding formylglycine-generating enzyme family protein has translation MKWIIFLVSLSSLSLVTGCSKVTPDSRHPHTQTTTQTQTQTQTQTQTQTQTQTQTQLGTLQQCQQYSGLPNAWQNSKTSGMVWVPKGSFQLGSNLAYPDELNFGKPQRQVDGFWIDQTEVTVAQFSSFVKATNYITDAEKQKQAAVFSPNVNTQNQWWQLKADYTWKNPNGAAGQAPLPSEPVRYVTKNDAEHYAVWLGRDLPTEQEWEYAAKAGSKSDTPLHQAPQDTHQHPQANYWQGEFPFQNSVEDHFQSVAPVGCYPSNAFKLFDMIGNVWEWTSSAYHGAHDQHMGNYAELRQKNSTATQYVLKGGSFLCASNFCARYRNSSRYPQEFDLAATHVGFRTILRTVE, from the coding sequence ATGAAGTGGATTATCTTTTTAGTTTCACTTAGCAGCCTGTCCCTTGTGACAGGCTGTAGTAAAGTTACGCCTGATAGCCGTCATCCACATACCCAAACCACGACACAGACACAGACACAGACACAAACACAGACACAGACACAGACACAGACACAGACACAGACACAACTTGGCACATTACAACAATGCCAACAATATTCAGGCTTACCCAATGCATGGCAAAACAGTAAAACCTCTGGGATGGTGTGGGTTCCTAAAGGTTCGTTTCAACTGGGTTCAAATCTTGCCTATCCTGATGAATTGAATTTTGGCAAACCACAACGTCAAGTAGATGGTTTTTGGATCGACCAAACTGAAGTGACGGTTGCCCAATTTTCTAGTTTTGTGAAAGCTACAAACTACATCACCGATGCAGAAAAACAAAAACAGGCTGCGGTATTTTCACCGAATGTGAACACTCAAAACCAATGGTGGCAACTCAAAGCAGATTACACATGGAAAAATCCTAATGGTGCAGCAGGTCAAGCCCCTCTTCCTTCTGAACCTGTTCGCTATGTCACTAAAAATGATGCTGAGCACTATGCTGTTTGGTTAGGTCGGGATTTACCTACTGAGCAAGAATGGGAATATGCAGCCAAAGCAGGTTCGAAAAGCGATACTCCTTTACACCAAGCGCCACAAGATACACATCAACATCCACAAGCCAATTATTGGCAAGGTGAGTTTCCTTTCCAGAATAGCGTTGAGGACCATTTTCAAAGTGTGGCGCCTGTCGGCTGTTATCCTTCTAATGCTTTTAAGTTATTCGATATGATTGGCAATGTCTGGGAATGGACCTCTTCTGCTTATCACGGCGCACATGATCAACACATGGGTAATTATGCGGAACTGCGTCAAAAAAATAGTACCGCAACGCAATATGTACTTAAAGGCGGTTCTTTTTTATGTGCCTCCAACTTTTGCGCCCGCTATCGAAACAGTAGTCGTTATCCACAAGAGTTTGATTTGGCAGCAACCCATGTGGGATTTAGAACTATTTTACGTACAGTCGAATGA
- a CDS encoding arylsulfatase, which translates to MSRNSLLSTLSIALFSLSISACSNDSDNSNTVVETKKQPNILFIMADDLGYSDLGAFGGEIHTPNIDELTRAGRILTDYHTAPTCSPTRSQLISGTDHHLAGIGAMAELTPKHLKGQAGYEGYLNERSLSIAEVLKDNGYRTYISGKWHLGLTDATNAHAKGFDHSFTLLQGLDLHFKQSPNAYKRNATYTEDGKQVPISSLPDDFFSTKYFTDKLISYLESGKNSGKPFFAYAAYTAPHWPLQAPAEYRDRYRGVYDAGYDVIRDARIARQKQLGLIPANFKAAEPIATQNVPQKYGKWNELSTEQKALEARRMEIYAGMVENLDANIGRVIQYLKRNNLYDNTLIFFVSDNGAEGFIRGNYGAESGFDNSTSNVGAANSYHYVGPRWAEVSAAPFHLWKDTAGEGATTAPAIVKLPYQSKAQATHHGFASVLDVFPTVLDYANIAVPQGQYKGRQINTPSGYSWKPVLDNKAQAIRPVNFNFADELHGSKYARQGDWKIALQGKSELGTGSWELYNLKNDRGETQNLAQDNPAKLQELVNVYNQYTQQNGVKEYFLK; encoded by the coding sequence ATGTCTCGTAACAGTCTCCTTAGCACACTTTCTATTGCATTATTTAGCTTGTCAATTTCAGCTTGCAGCAATGATTCTGATAATTCAAATACTGTGGTTGAAACCAAGAAGCAACCCAATATTTTGTTTATTATGGCTGATGACTTAGGCTATTCCGATTTAGGCGCTTTTGGTGGGGAAATTCATACACCAAATATTGATGAACTAACCCGAGCAGGTCGTATTTTAACGGATTATCATACTGCCCCGACCTGCTCACCAACACGCTCGCAATTGATTTCGGGGACTGACCATCATCTAGCGGGAATTGGTGCAATGGCTGAACTCACACCTAAGCATCTAAAAGGTCAAGCTGGTTATGAGGGCTATTTGAATGAGCGTTCTCTCTCTATTGCAGAAGTATTGAAAGACAATGGCTACCGAACCTATATCAGTGGTAAATGGCACTTGGGTTTAACCGATGCAACCAATGCACATGCCAAAGGTTTTGATCATTCATTTACCCTATTACAAGGCTTAGACCTACATTTTAAACAATCACCGAATGCCTATAAGCGTAATGCAACTTATACAGAAGACGGCAAACAAGTTCCGATTTCATCCTTACCTGATGATTTCTTCTCTACCAAATACTTCACCGACAAACTGATCAGCTATCTAGAATCAGGTAAAAACTCAGGCAAGCCGTTCTTTGCCTATGCTGCTTACACCGCACCACATTGGCCTTTGCAAGCACCCGCTGAATATCGTGACCGTTATCGTGGGGTTTATGATGCAGGCTATGATGTAATCCGCGATGCACGCATAGCCCGTCAAAAACAACTCGGATTAATTCCAGCAAACTTTAAAGCAGCTGAACCAATCGCCACACAAAATGTACCGCAAAAATATGGCAAGTGGAATGAGCTTTCAACTGAGCAAAAAGCTTTAGAAGCGCGCAGAATGGAAATCTATGCAGGCATGGTCGAAAATTTGGATGCCAATATTGGTCGTGTGATTCAATATCTGAAACGTAATAATCTATATGACAATACCTTAATCTTCTTCGTTTCGGATAATGGTGCAGAAGGCTTTATTCGTGGCAATTATGGAGCGGAATCAGGTTTTGATAACAGTACCAGTAATGTCGGTGCAGCGAACTCTTATCACTATGTTGGACCACGTTGGGCAGAAGTCAGCGCTGCACCATTTCATTTATGGAAAGATACAGCGGGCGAAGGTGCAACTACCGCACCTGCAATTGTAAAACTACCCTATCAAAGTAAAGCTCAAGCCACTCATCATGGTTTTGCCTCAGTCTTGGATGTGTTCCCAACCGTGCTCGACTACGCAAATATTGCCGTCCCACAAGGTCAATACAAAGGCCGTCAAATCAATACGCCAAGCGGTTATTCATGGAAACCTGTACTCGACAATAAAGCCCAAGCCATTCGCCCAGTGAACTTTAATTTCGCAGATGAACTACATGGTAGTAAATATGCTCGTCAAGGCGACTGGAAAATTGCATTACAAGGCAAATCAGAACTAGGAACTGGGTCTTGGGAATTGTATAACCTCAAAAATGATCGAGGTGAAACGCAAAACCTTGCTCAGGATAATCCAGCCAAGTTACAAGAATTGGTGAATGTGTATAACCAATACACCCAACAAAATGGTGTTAAGGAATATTTCCTTAAATGA
- a CDS encoding rhomboid family intramembrane serine protease produces MLHLPFSHTVTLIIITVAISLLAFSNQTVMNRLIFWPPALQRGQYDRFITHGFVHADGTHLLFNMITLFFFGNIIESFYRQFFYDTGFVLFYLGGLIAAILPSYLKHRHDIHWASLGASGAVSAVLFAYILFQPWKLIFVFFIPVPAIIFAILYVAYSIWSGKRGNTNINHSAHLWGAAYGVVMTILLEPKVLPHFLNQLTQIPF; encoded by the coding sequence ATGTTACATCTACCCTTTAGTCATACTGTGACACTGATCATCATTACAGTTGCGATTTCCTTGTTAGCCTTCTCAAATCAAACGGTGATGAATCGTTTAATTTTTTGGCCACCTGCACTGCAACGTGGACAGTATGACCGCTTTATCACACATGGTTTTGTTCATGCTGATGGTACTCATTTACTCTTTAACATGATCACGCTGTTCTTCTTTGGCAATATTATAGAAAGCTTTTATCGTCAGTTTTTTTATGACACAGGCTTTGTCTTATTTTATTTAGGTGGATTAATTGCAGCAATTTTACCAAGTTATTTAAAACATCGACATGATATTCATTGGGCAAGTTTAGGTGCGTCTGGTGCTGTTTCTGCAGTATTGTTTGCTTATATTCTGTTTCAACCATGGAAGCTCATTTTCGTTTTCTTTATTCCCGTTCCTGCGATTATTTTTGCCATTTTATATGTCGCTTATAGTATTTGGTCTGGCAAAAGAGGCAACACAAATATCAACCATAGTGCTCACTTATGGGGAGCAGCGTATGGTGTTGTCATGACAATTTTATTAGAACCTAAAGTGCTGCCGCACTTTTTAAATCAACTCACTCAAATACCATTTTAA
- the nfuA gene encoding Fe-S biogenesis protein NfuA produces MSTENTNTAIAEEIPNLLITPSAQEYLSDLLSKQNTPGIGVRVFVEHPGTPRAECCMAYSAPDEVVPTDYKQEYPDFPAYVDAPSIPYLLDAVIDYNKDRFGGQLTFRAPNSKVPRVGPDASIEERITYILQSEINPGLEGHGGNCSLVEVKDDPEHGLTAVLKFGGGCQGCSAIDVTLKQGVETTLQQHVPELKRVVDQTDHSQSEGAYFK; encoded by the coding sequence ATGTCGACTGAGAACACCAACACTGCCATTGCAGAAGAAATCCCAAACCTTTTGATTACTCCATCTGCGCAAGAGTATTTAAGTGATTTATTATCAAAGCAAAATACTCCAGGGATTGGCGTTCGTGTTTTTGTAGAGCATCCAGGTACACCGCGTGCAGAATGTTGTATGGCATATAGCGCACCTGATGAAGTGGTACCAACAGACTACAAACAGGAATATCCTGATTTTCCTGCTTATGTTGATGCACCATCCATTCCATATTTATTAGATGCTGTCATTGACTACAACAAAGATCGTTTTGGTGGTCAATTAACTTTCCGTGCACCAAATTCGAAAGTGCCGCGTGTTGGCCCAGATGCATCAATTGAAGAACGAATTACCTATATTTTACAATCTGAGATCAATCCAGGTTTAGAAGGTCATGGCGGTAATTGTAGTTTAGTTGAAGTAAAAGATGATCCTGAGCATGGGCTTACTGCTGTATTAAAATTTGGTGGTGGTTGCCAAGGTTGCTCAGCAATTGATGTTACCCTTAAACAAGGTGTTGAAACGACATTACAACAGCATGTTCCAGAATTAAAGCGTGTGGTTGACCAAACTGATCACTCTCAGTCAGAAGGTGCGTACTTCAAGTAA
- a CDS encoding TonB-dependent siderophore receptor: MSNKIARHTLLATSILSGMMTFAYAAETTVNQSGLVEKSNENDVVKLETIVLTAEEQIKQSLGVSKITAEDLEKIPVRNDISEYVRRMPGVNLTGNSATGQRGNNRQIDIRGMGPENTLILIDGKPVSSRNSVRYGWKGERDTRGDSNWVPVEAIESIEVLRGPAAARYGSGAAGGVVNIITKKVTNETHGSIELYSNQPEDSKEGDSTRASFNLSGPIIKDILSYRLYGNYNKTDADAVDINKSIGSQAAGREGVKNKDIAGRLAWQATDEQTVLLDISSGRQGNIYSGDSQLNSNAETDPILSQLIGKETNTMYRDSLALTHEGDWDWGKSKLVAQYDKTRNKRLPEGLAGSVEGKINNLNDRVTSKLDTFRLNGELNIPLEYYLPQALTLGVEWVEDKFTDRTSTIQGKDQSGAGYGDQLAKGDRSKMESRIASAYIEDNFKLTDMTDVVVGLRFDDHSKSGSNWSPSLNITQKLNDHFTLKGGIAKAYKAPNMYQNAEGYLLSTNGNGCPANIASRCLLQGNGDLKPETSINKEIGIQFQKDVVNASLAWFRNDYKNKIVAGTDIVGTVNGSSTSANGGVTQTTWNILRWDNTPEALIQGFEGSLGLDYGNIRWTNNFTYMMDSKDKKTGNPLSLVPKYTINSIFDYDITDQLDVNFVYTQYGRQKSRQFAENRIEAGVGSGGTSSAIKPSDVKSYSLVGLNMGYKFNSQFSTRLGVSNLFDKQILRDSNSISQTYNEPGRAYYASLKYSF, translated from the coding sequence ATGTCTAATAAAATAGCACGCCATACATTACTCGCGACTTCGATTCTGAGTGGCATGATGACGTTTGCATATGCAGCAGAAACTACAGTTAATCAAAGTGGATTGGTTGAAAAATCAAATGAAAACGATGTTGTTAAACTGGAGACAATTGTTCTAACAGCAGAGGAACAAATTAAACAATCTCTCGGAGTTTCTAAGATCACTGCTGAAGATTTAGAAAAAATTCCAGTACGTAATGATATTTCTGAATACGTTCGTCGTATGCCAGGCGTTAACTTAACAGGGAATAGTGCAACAGGTCAGCGTGGAAATAATCGTCAAATTGATATTCGTGGTATGGGGCCTGAGAATACACTCATTTTGATTGATGGAAAGCCTGTTTCCTCACGTAACTCTGTACGCTATGGTTGGAAAGGAGAGCGTGACACACGGGGAGATTCAAATTGGGTACCAGTAGAAGCAATCGAGTCTATTGAGGTTTTACGAGGTCCAGCAGCAGCTCGTTATGGTTCTGGAGCGGCGGGTGGTGTCGTCAATATTATTACTAAGAAAGTAACGAATGAGACACATGGTTCCATTGAGCTATATAGCAATCAACCTGAAGATTCAAAAGAAGGCGATTCTACTCGAGCAAGTTTCAATCTAAGTGGTCCAATCATTAAAGACATTTTATCTTATCGTTTATATGGTAATTACAATAAAACTGATGCAGATGCAGTAGATATTAATAAATCAATTGGCAGTCAGGCTGCTGGTCGAGAAGGGGTTAAAAATAAAGATATTGCTGGGCGCTTAGCTTGGCAAGCAACTGATGAACAAACAGTATTGCTTGATATTTCTTCTGGTCGCCAAGGCAATATTTATTCTGGAGACTCTCAATTAAATTCAAATGCAGAAACCGATCCAATTCTTTCTCAACTTATCGGGAAAGAAACCAATACCATGTATCGAGATAGCTTGGCGCTAACTCATGAAGGAGATTGGGATTGGGGCAAAAGCAAATTGGTTGCGCAGTACGATAAAACACGTAATAAAAGACTTCCAGAGGGTTTAGCAGGAAGTGTTGAAGGAAAAATTAATAATTTAAATGATCGTGTTACATCTAAACTAGACACTTTTAGATTGAATGGTGAGCTAAATATTCCACTTGAGTATTATCTACCCCAAGCATTGACCTTAGGTGTCGAATGGGTGGAAGATAAATTCACTGATCGGACTTCTACAATACAAGGCAAGGATCAAAGTGGTGCTGGCTATGGCGATCAGCTTGCTAAAGGTGATCGTAGTAAAATGGAATCACGAATTGCATCGGCATATATTGAAGATAATTTCAAACTTACAGATATGACCGATGTTGTGGTCGGTTTACGTTTTGATGATCACAGTAAATCAGGCTCAAACTGGAGTCCAAGTTTAAACATAACGCAAAAACTAAATGATCATTTTACTTTGAAAGGGGGGATTGCCAAAGCCTATAAAGCCCCGAATATGTACCAAAATGCTGAAGGTTATTTATTAAGTACCAATGGTAATGGTTGTCCAGCAAATATTGCTTCGCGCTGTTTATTACAAGGTAATGGCGATTTAAAACCAGAAACTTCAATCAACAAAGAAATTGGGATTCAATTCCAAAAAGATGTTGTGAATGCTAGCTTAGCTTGGTTCCGTAATGATTATAAAAATAAGATTGTTGCTGGAACAGACATTGTTGGGACTGTGAATGGTTCAAGTACAAGTGCAAATGGAGGGGTTACGCAAACGACTTGGAATATTCTTCGTTGGGATAATACACCAGAGGCATTGATTCAAGGGTTTGAAGGGAGTTTAGGACTAGATTATGGCAATATCCGCTGGACCAACAATTTCACTTATATGATGGACTCTAAGGATAAGAAAACAGGAAATCCTTTGTCACTTGTTCCAAAGTATACGATTAACTCAATTTTCGATTATGACATTACGGATCAATTGGATGTGAATTTTGTTTACACTCAATATGGTCGTCAAAAATCACGTCAATTCGCAGAAAATAGGATTGAAGCAGGTGTGGGTTCAGGTGGTACAAGTAGTGCGATTAAGCCAAGTGATGTAAAAAGTTATAGCTTAGTCGGTTTAAATATGGGCTATAAATTTAACAGTCAATTCAGCACTCGTCTTGGTGTAAGTAATTTATTTGATAAACAAATTTTAAGAGATAGTAACTCAATCAGTCAAACATATAACGAACCGGGTCGGGCTTATTATGCAAGTTTAAAATATTCATTCTAA
- a CDS encoding alpha/beta fold hydrolase encodes MIKTLFSTPFRKTITATLLSFSLATIAVSSTQAAEIEMSFQNLLQQERTWAGLQTKTLKVGDITWSYSEGGQAGKPIVILIHGLAGSRDNWNRVAHALTANYHVIIPDLPASGETQVPKDFDYSVPNVTEKLRRFIEAANLTGPAHIAGHSLGGSIAMLYAGQYPFETKSLFLVDAAGVYKSATTPYLKDPNHVKNMIVSKKGDFNFLMQQAMYAPPFIPKEIAQAQEKMMIGQVEQTQKMVDQVIALNKLFTPDSFALLAKSIDAPTLILWGKQDKIINVEVAPELKSLLKNAQAPVILDNVGHMPILEADQLVVQQYLPFLSKIQTQKPATAPSP; translated from the coding sequence ATGATCAAAACACTGTTTTCAACACCATTCCGAAAAACGATCACTGCCACTTTGCTCTCATTCAGCTTAGCAACTATTGCTGTAAGTTCTACTCAAGCTGCTGAAATAGAAATGAGTTTTCAAAACTTATTACAACAAGAACGTACTTGGGCTGGCTTACAAACCAAGACATTAAAAGTGGGCGATATTACGTGGTCATATAGTGAAGGTGGTCAAGCAGGAAAGCCGATCGTCATTTTAATTCACGGTTTAGCAGGTAGTCGTGATAACTGGAATCGTGTCGCACATGCATTAACGGCAAATTACCATGTTATTATCCCTGACTTACCTGCAAGTGGCGAAACGCAAGTTCCTAAAGACTTTGATTATTCAGTTCCGAATGTGACTGAAAAATTACGTCGTTTTATCGAAGCCGCAAATTTGACAGGTCCAGCACATATTGCAGGTCACTCACTTGGTGGATCGATTGCAATGCTATACGCAGGTCAATATCCTTTTGAAACGAAAAGCCTATTCTTGGTTGATGCGGCAGGTGTATATAAGTCAGCAACAACACCTTATCTCAAAGATCCGAACCATGTGAAAAATATGATCGTCAGTAAAAAAGGTGACTTTAATTTCTTGATGCAACAGGCGATGTATGCTCCGCCATTTATTCCAAAAGAAATTGCTCAAGCACAGGAAAAAATGATGATTGGTCAAGTTGAGCAAACACAGAAGATGGTAGATCAAGTGATCGCACTCAATAAATTATTTACCCCTGATTCTTTTGCTCTGCTTGCAAAATCAATTGATGCTCCCACCCTGATTTTATGGGGTAAGCAAGATAAAATTATTAATGTCGAAGTAGCACCTGAGTTAAAATCATTATTGAAAAATGCGCAAGCACCTGTGATTTTAGATAATGTGGGGCATATGCCCATCTTGGAAGCAGATCAATTGGTCGTTCAACAATATTTACCGTTCTTGAGCAAGATCCAAACACAAAAGCCTGCAACTGCCCCTTCACCATAA
- a CDS encoding carbonic anhydrase — MLTAQEALERLKSGNARFVKGETTQQKLLTHQERAEMASEQNPFAIVLGCSDSRVPAEMVFDQGLGDLFVIRVAGNIVAPSQVGSVEFAAERYDCAVVVVLGHSHCGAIQATIGTLMNPDQPPSSNLMSIVNRVRPSVEILMQTDLKDDLKKLSAHAVRSNVFASVNQLRHGSTVLENLIEKGKMIVVGAEYSLETGEVTFFDF; from the coding sequence ATGCTCACCGCTCAAGAAGCCTTAGAACGTTTAAAATCTGGTAATGCTCGTTTTGTTAAAGGGGAAACGACCCAGCAAAAATTGCTCACTCACCAAGAGCGTGCTGAAATGGCAAGTGAACAAAATCCTTTTGCTATCGTCTTAGGATGTTCTGATTCGCGTGTACCTGCCGAAATGGTATTTGATCAAGGTTTAGGTGATTTATTCGTTATCCGAGTTGCTGGAAATATTGTTGCACCCTCTCAGGTTGGTAGCGTTGAATTTGCAGCAGAGCGTTATGATTGTGCAGTCGTCGTCGTATTAGGTCATAGTCACTGTGGTGCAATTCAAGCAACCATTGGTACTCTAATGAATCCTGATCAACCGCCGTCATCAAATTTGATGTCGATTGTGAACCGAGTACGTCCTTCAGTAGAAATTTTGATGCAAACTGACTTAAAAGATGATTTGAAAAAATTATCTGCACATGCAGTTCGCTCAAATGTATTTGCTTCTGTTAATCAATTACGTCATGGATCAACCGTGTTAGAAAACTTAATTGAAAAAGGTAAAATGATCGTGGTTGGGGCAGAATATTCGCTTGAAACAGGTGAAGTGACGTTCTTTGATTTTTAA
- a CDS encoding arylesterase, whose amino-acid sequence MQISKVLFSLSKTFGIITIGVLPTLVSAKTILILGDSLSAGYGIDAKQGWVNLLQQRLDQQYPKQHKVVNASVSGETTSGALARLPKLLQTYQPEIVVIELGGNDGLRGHPPQMIQKNLAQLVQLSQKQKASVLLFGMKIPPNYGTAYSTAFENNYKVVSQQFKIKLLPFFLEGVAGHKHLIQNDQIHPNAKAQPILLNLAYPYIKGAL is encoded by the coding sequence ATGCAAATATCTAAAGTTTTATTTTCGCTATCCAAAACATTTGGAATCATCACGATTGGCGTATTACCAACACTCGTTTCAGCAAAGACTATTTTAATTTTGGGTGACAGTCTCAGTGCAGGTTATGGCATAGATGCCAAACAAGGCTGGGTAAACCTATTACAACAGCGTTTAGATCAACAGTATCCGAAACAGCATAAAGTGGTCAATGCAAGCGTCAGTGGTGAAACTACAAGTGGTGCTTTGGCAAGATTGCCTAAATTATTACAAACTTATCAGCCTGAAATTGTTGTAATTGAGTTAGGTGGAAATGATGGCTTACGTGGTCACCCCCCCCAAATGATTCAAAAAAATTTAGCACAATTGGTACAACTCAGCCAAAAACAGAAAGCTTCAGTTTTACTGTTCGGTATGAAAATACCACCAAATTATGGGACAGCCTATAGCACAGCTTTTGAAAATAATTATAAAGTTGTAAGTCAGCAATTTAAAATCAAATTACTTCCCTTCTTCCTCGAAGGTGTCGCGGGACATAAACATTTAATCCAAAATGATCAAATTCACCCAAACGCCAAAGCCCAACCTATCCTGTTAAATTTGGCTTATCCCTATATAAAAGGTGCCCTTTAG